In a single window of the Candidatus Obscuribacterales bacterium genome:
- the ribD gene encoding bifunctional diaminohydroxyphosphoribosylaminopyrimidine deaminase/5-amino-6-(5-phosphoribosylamino)uracil reductase RibD codes for MDASSLLDVDQSMMRRCIDLAQSAAGRTAPNPLVGAVVVRDRHIVGEGFHPQAGQPHAEVFALRAAGDRAQGATVYVNLEPCNHYGRTPPCTEALINAQVARVVVGMVDPNPKVAGTGIARLQQAGIAVTVGVEEAACQTLNEAFVHRILHHRPFGILKYAMTLDGKIAATGGHSAWVTGSAARTHVHQLRSRCDAVIVGGHTVRQDNPRLTSHGQSDRNPLRVVLSRSMALPMEAHLWHTDQAATLVITETGQAPDRQ; via the coding sequence ATGGATGCATCCAGTCTCCTAGACGTTGACCAAAGCATGATGCGGCGCTGCATAGACCTGGCCCAGTCTGCCGCCGGACGCACAGCTCCCAATCCCTTAGTGGGTGCGGTGGTGGTGCGCGATCGCCACATTGTCGGGGAAGGTTTTCATCCCCAGGCTGGCCAGCCCCACGCAGAAGTATTTGCCTTGCGGGCAGCCGGCGATCGCGCCCAAGGTGCCACGGTCTACGTCAATCTAGAACCCTGTAACCATTACGGACGCACGCCCCCCTGCACCGAAGCCTTGATCAACGCACAGGTGGCGCGGGTGGTGGTGGGGATGGTAGATCCTAATCCTAAAGTGGCGGGAACTGGAATCGCTCGGCTGCAGCAGGCGGGAATTGCCGTAACGGTGGGCGTAGAAGAGGCGGCTTGTCAAACCCTTAATGAGGCGTTTGTGCATCGTATCTTGCACCATCGTCCCTTTGGCATCTTGAAATATGCTATGACCCTGGATGGCAAAATTGCCGCAACGGGCGGTCATAGCGCCTGGGTGACCGGTTCCGCAGCCCGCACCCACGTCCATCAACTGCGATCGCGTTGTGATGCGGTGATTGTGGGCGGCCATACGGTACGGCAAGATAATCCTCGGTTAACCAGCCACGGTCAGAGCGATCGCAATCCTCTGCGGGTGGTGCTCAGCCGTTCCATGGCATTACCCATGGAAGCCCATCTTTGGCATACAGATCAGGCGGCCACCTTAGTGATCACAGAAACGGGGCAAGCCCCTGACCGGCAA